A window from Betta splendens chromosome 1, fBetSpl5.4, whole genome shotgun sequence encodes these proteins:
- the pdcd11 gene encoding protein RRP5 homolog isoform X3 → METLEEDFPRGGTAKKANENKIVVQHTGVDNLFQQAPAETPKRKGAVKDDGSKAKKQKTSNEVDAGLTLNVASKHVEILHLKNVKQGMLLLGCVKEVTDFEVTVGLPCGLQGFLSIQNISDSYTKLLTEQLDSDTTEICSMPHLFYPGMVIKCVVARLDISRGGSSSIQLSVNPKLLNKALTSGSLKPGMVLSGCVESVEDHGYLVDIGIGGSKAFLPEKAARDQQKSSKELEVGQYVTVQVEEIKNDGRVVRLSISPLTIVQACAESKQGWNLANLQPGLLVKATIKKVTKDGLILDFLSSFSGQVDFLHMEPEMEYREGGQIRACVLYVEQSTRLVGLSLRKYLIQPEATVDPAPAGGDRIGEVVKDCKIITRHQMSGAILELPDKTLAFVHKRHMKEGSEKASSAEHTCRILNFSPMDQIHFVSLRRSVIEKPLFRYHDLQAGQVVEGTVSVLMKNAMVVHLTDHIKGLVPRIHLSDIVLQNPEKKYTEGMKIKCRVLSVDVEKRKLFLTRKKAIIESTLPLFLSYADTRPGRVSHGFIVCIKDFGCIVRFYNNVKGLVPLNELSSEPIVQPDEVFYVGQVVKAKVLHCDPANSKLLLSLKSAVEGETVEVASPHLEGERLQARVLKKSPNGLEVAVLPDVIRAILPTMHLSDHMSNCSLLWESLQKGDVVSDLAFFNCKNNITLTKKPTVTWTLVDGDVAKEFSEIKVGIQLIGWIKSIMSYGVFVEFPYGLVGLAPKSAMADRFISDTTTVFQVGQTVLAKVTNLDEEKRRFLVTLKISEVTAPEGDIQSRLISGLQERRAVADALAQRGNSDLQQQLSALCVGQKLKLTVDTANDDGAVFKSDDMTGATIVAGKHHVTGANLTSGQKVTAVVLHVDILSTCVHVSVLPQLVIKKKSLAEGLKYTATVQYVDADFAVISLENTAQLTVVQTRWHLNEVFLTESEKLKLGMCFPVEVVEASCEELKGLPLVLQEQSTSRPLRTPLEKNVPRKSCYFGKVVKAKVRTVKPTCIYLTLEDGSKGSVHVSEVMDPKDVCLGSFPTSLVKVGDTVTARVIGAREDSSSKFLPFSHPRFKYTTPELTLVPSKLDRSVEFKVKTGKEVVQSYEVGQELTCFVSKYDVAEKSLEVTSHHSVTGTVELLATITDPKNAKHPEKLYKLGEAVCAKVVNVRNKPRRLALSLTGVYKLEQGMVTLGIVTNIYPRLGLLVKLPFDNVGTVHITDVDDAYKSSILDGYSTDQVIRCLLLRYENDKWQLSLRPSRLNPQQAKSVKDPEVSSLDALKPGQLIRGYLKSVGAQAVLIRLGRGITGRASFKKTTHYQVDSLKVLFKQLESKTVFTTKILSIDNEVVNISLLPEDTMKPDVIPESLGLPLRKMMEEEEEEEKEEEEKHDSEEEEEEEEKHVSKKKKRALAESDKKQEESRVPKKKKINQAKTNDSDSGVEVYFKEDVQKPKPKAAKTSSTGPSRLQISAGFSWDIGLSSLKPAFTAQEDDSSDGEDQEGSSKPQKKTRHELQQEKKAAEKVLQQRETELMDPNLRPQEVADFERLLLASPNSSLLWLQYMAHHLQATQIEQARSVAERALKTISFREDQEKLNVWVALLNLENMYGTEESLKKVFERALQFCEPMPVYQQLADIYAKCDKIKEAEALYKTMVKRFRENKAVWLNYGTFLLQRGQSEEANAVLQRALKSLPSKESVDVITKFAQLEFRHGDAERGRVMFDKVLTSYPKRTDLWSVFIDLTVKHGSQKEIRALFDRVIHLSVSVKKIKFFFKRYLEYEKKHGTPQSMEAVKEKAMEYVEAKGTKAAK, encoded by the exons ATGGAAACGTTGGAGGAGGACTTCCCTCGAGGAGGGACAGCAAAGAAGGCCAATGAGAATAAAATAGTGGTTCAACATACAGGAGTGGACAACCTTTTCCAG CAGGCGCCAGCAGAAACTCCAAAAAGAAAAGGGGCTGTTAAAGATGATGGGAGTAAAGCAAAGAAGCAGAAGACCAGCAATGAAGTGGATGCTGGTCTGACACTGAATGTGGCATCTAAGCATGTGGAGATTCTACAtctcaag AATGTGAAACAGGGTATGCTGTTGCTGGGTTGTGTGAAGGAGGTGACCGATTTTGAGGTGACGGTCGGTCTGCCTTGTGGCCTGCAAGGCTTCCTCAGCATCCAGAACATCAGTGACTCGTACACAAAGCTGCTGACTGAACAGCTAGATTCTGACACAACG GAGATCTGCTCTATGCCTCACTTATTCTACCCTGGCATGGTAATAAAGTGTGTGGTTGCTAGGTTGGACATATCTAGGGGAGGCTCTTCGAGCATCCAGCTGTCAGTCAATCCAAAGCTACTCAACAAGGCGCTGACCTCAGGCTCTCTGAAACCAGGAATG GTTTTAAGTGGATGTGTGGAGAGTGTAGAGGACCATGGCTACTTGGTCGATATCGGCATCGGTGGGTCCAAAGCCTTTCTGCCGGAGAAAGCAGCAAGAGACCAACAGAAAAGCTCTAAAG AATTGGAAGTGGGTCAGTATGTGACCGTTCAAGTGGAAGAGATAAAAAATGATGGACGGGTGGTTCGGCTGTCTATCAGCCCCCTCACCATCGTCCAGGCCTGTGCTGAATCCAAACAGGGCTGGAACCTTGCTAACCTCCAGCCTGGTCTCCTGGTGAAAGCTACGATCAAGAAG GTGACCAAAGACGGCCTCATCCTGGACTTTCTGTCCTCTTTCAGTGGGCAGGTGGACTTCCTTCACATGGAACCAGAAATGGAGTACCGCGAGGGTGGCCAG ATACGTGCCTGTGTGCTGTACGTGGAACAGTCCACGCGCCTGGTGGGTCTGAGTCTGCGCAAGTACCTCATTCAGCCTGAGGCCACAGTTGATCCAGCCCCAGCTGGTGGCGACCGCATTGGTGAGGTGGTGAAGGACTGCAAGATAATTACCAGGCACCAAATGTCTGGGGCCATATTGGAACTTCCTGACAAAACTTTAGCCTTTGTACAT AAAAGACACATGAAGGAGGGGAGCGAGAAAGCAAGCAGCGCCGAGCACACCTGCAGGATCCTGAACTTCAGCCCCATGGATCAAATTCATTTTGTCAGTCTGCGCAG GAGCGTGATCGAGAAACCTTTGTTTAGATATCACGACCTTCAGGCTGGTCAGGTTGTAGAG GGGACTGTGTCTGTCCTAATGAAAAATGCGATGGTGGTGCATCTGACGGACCACATTAAAGGACTGGTGCCTCGCATCCACCTGTCTGACATTGTGCTTCAGAACCCTGAGAAAAAATACACAGAGGGCATGAAGATCAAATGCCGG GTTTTGTCGGTAGATGTGGAGAAGAGGAAGCTCTTCCTGACCAGAAAGAAGGCCATTATTGAGAGCACTCTGCCGTTGTTCCTGAGCTACGCCGACACTCGTCCAGGCCGCGTCTCCCACGGCTTCATCGTCTGCATTAAAGACTTTGGCTGCATCGTTCGTTTCTATAACAATGTAAAGGGCCTGGTGCCTCTCAATGAACTCAGCTCTGAGCCTATCGTACAGCCTGACGAGGTGTTCTATGTTGGGCAG gTTGTAAAGGCTAAAGTTCTTCACTGTGATCCAGCCAATTCAAAGTTGTTGCTGTCATTAAAGTCTGCAGTGGAGGGAGAAACAGTGGAAGTTGCTTCACCCCACTTGGAGGGCGAG AGGCTACAGGCCAGGGTGCTAAAGAAGTCGCCCAACGGCCTGGAGGTGGCCGTACTTCCTGATGTGATACGAGCCAttctacccacaatgcacctctCTGACCACATGTCCAATTGCTCTTTGTTATGGGAGAGCCTGCAGAAGGGAGACGTCGTCTCAGACCTCGCCTTCTTTAACTGTAAAAACAATATT ACTCTCACAAAGAAACCGACCGTGACATGGACACTGGTGGATGGCGACGTTGCCAAGGAATTCTCCGAAATCAAGGTTGGGATCCAGCTCATTGGCTGGATCAAGAGCATCATGTCCTATGGTGTTTTTGTTGAGTTCCCATACGGCCTTGTCGGCCTTGCTCCTAAGTCG GCCATGGCCGACAGGTTTATCAGCGACACGACAACGGTCTTCCAGGTCGGTCAGACTGTTCTAGCAAAAGTGACCAACCTGGATGAGGAGAAGCGGCGTTTCCTGGTCACACTGAAGATCTCTGAGGTCACGGCCCCCGAAGGAGACATCCAGTCCAGACTCATCAGTGggctgcaggagaggagagctgTGGCCGACGCGTTGGCTCAGAGAG GAAacagtgacctgcagcagcagctgtccgCTCTGTGTGTTGGTCAGAAGCTAAAGCTCACTGTGGACACTGCGAATGACGACGGTGCAGTGTTTAAGTCTGACGATATGACTGGCGCTACCATAGTGGCCGGCAAGCATCACGTCACAG GTGCCAACTTGACCTCAGGACAGAAAGTTACGGCTGTCGTCCTTCACGTCGACATCCTCTCTACGTGTGTCCATGTTTCTGTCCTTCCCCAGCTTGTGATTAAGAAGAAATCT ttgGCTGAAGGATTAAAATACACGGCGACGGTGCAGTACGTCGACGCAGACTTCGCTGTCATCTCCCTGGAAAACACGGCGCAGCTCACTGTTGTCCAGACTAGGTGGCACCTGAATGAAGTGTTCTTGACCGAGTCGGAGAAGCTGAAACTGGGGATGTGTTTTCCAGTGGAGGTTGTAGAAGCAAGCTGTGAGGAGCTAAAAGGGCTCCCCCTAGTGTTGCAGGAGCAGAGCACATCGAGGCCACTACGCACCCCTCTAGAGAAGAATGTGCCCCGGAAGAGCTGCTACTTTGGTAAAGTCGTGAAGGCAAAGGTGCGGACAGTGAAGCCCACCTGCATTTACCTCACACTGGAAGACGGAAGCAAAGGCAGCGTGCACGTGTCCGAGGTGATGGATCCCAAAGACGTGTGTCTGGGATCTTTCCCCACGTCGTTGGTGAAAGTGGGCGACACGGTCACCGCCAGAGTGATTGGAGCACGAGAAGACTCCAGTAGCAA ATTTCTGCCGTTTTCTCATCCCAGATTTAAATACACCACTCCTGAGCTCACACTTGTACCCAG CAAACTAGACAGAAGTGTGGAATTCAAGgtcaaaacaggaaaagaagTGGTACAAAGTTATGAGGTCGGACAAGAACTTACATGCTTTGTTTCAAAG TACGATGTTGCTGAGAAGTCTTTGGAAGTCACCAGTCACCACTCTGTTACTGGGACCGTGGAGCTCCTGGCCACCATCACGGATCCTAAA AATGCCAAGCACCCAGAGAAGTTGTACAAGCTGGGCGAAGCTGTCTGTGCTAAAGTGGTGAACGTGCGCAACAAACCCCGCCGCTTAGCTCTGTCTCTCACAG GTGTCTATAAACTGGAGCAAGGCATGGTGACTTTGGGCATAGTGACTAATATTTACCCACGGCTTGGCCTCTTGGTCAAACTTCCCTTTGACAACGTGGGGACTGTTCATATTACGGACGTGGACGATGCCTATAAGAGTAGTATCTTGGATGGATACAGCACAGATCAGGTGATCAG GTGTTTACTTCTGAGGTATGAAAACGACAAGTGGCAGTTGTCTCTGCGTCCATCAAG ACTGAACCCTCAGCAGGCCAAGTCAGTGAAGGACCCAGAGGTTTCATCTCTGGATGCGCTGAAGCCAGGCCAGCTGATCAGAGGCTATCTGAAGTCTGTGGGAGCGCAGGCAGTCTTAATCAG GTTGGGTCGGGGCATAACTGGAAGAGCCTCTTTCAAGAAGACCACCCATTACCAGGTTGACAGCCTGAAGGTCCTCTTTAAGCAGCTCGAGTCCAAGACTGTCTTCACCACCAAGATTCTCAG TATTGACAACGAGGTCGTCAACATTTCTCTGCTCCCTGAGGACACCATGAAGCCAGACGTCATTCCAGAATCGCTCGGTCTACCGCTTCGcaagatgatggaggaggaggaggaggaggaaaaggaggaggaggagaaacatgattccgaggaggaggaggaggaggaggagaaacacgtTTCCAAGAAAAAGAAACGTGCGCTGGCTGAGAGCGACAAG AAACAAGAAGAGTCACGGGTcccaaaaaagaagaaaataaaccaaGCAAAAACTAATGACAGTGACAGCGGTGTGGAGGTGTACTTTAAAGAAGATGTACAGAAACCCAAACCTAAGGCTGCAAAG ACCAGCTCAACAGGCCCCTCCAGGCTTCAGATATCAGCAGGCTTCTCCTGGGACATAGGACTGAGCTCCCTGAAGCCCGCGTTTACTGCTCAGGAGGACGACTCCAGCGATGGAGAGGACCAAGAGGGCAGCAGTAAG CCCCAGAAGAAGACCCGTcacgagctgcagcaggagaaaaagGCTGCGGAGAAGGTCCTGCAGCAGCGGGAGACTGAGCTCATGGACCCGAACCTGCGCCCCCAGGAAGTGGCGGACTTTGAGCGGCTGCTCCTGGCCTCACCCAACAGCTCTCTGCTTTGGCTTCAGTACATGGCCCACCACCTGCAGGCCACACAGATCGAGCAGGCGCGCTCGGTGGCCGAGAGGGCGCTGAAAACCATTTCATTCAG GGAGGACCAGGAGAAGCTGAACGTGTGGGTGGCCCTGCTGAACCTGGAGAACATGTACGGCACAGAGGAGAGCCTGAAGAAGGTGTTTGAGCGCGCGCTGCAGTTCTGTGAACCCATGCCCGTCTACCAGCAGCTGGCAGACATCTACGCCAAGTGCGA
- the pdcd11 gene encoding protein RRP5 homolog isoform X2, protein METLEEDFPRGGTAKKANENKIVVQHTGVDNLFQAPAETPKRKGAVKDDGSKAKKQKTSNEVDAGLTLNVASKHVEILHLKNVKQGMLLLGCVKEVTDFEVTVGLPCGLQGFLSIQNISDSYTKLLTEQLDSDTTEICSMPHLFYPGMVIKCVVARLDISRGGSSSIQLSVNPKLLNKALTSGSLKPGMVLSGCVESVEDHGYLVDIGIGGSKAFLPEKAARDQQKSSKELEVGQYVTVQVEEIKNDGRVVRLSISPLTIVQACAESKQGWNLANLQPGLLVKATIKKVTKDGLILDFLSSFSGQVDFLHMEPEMEYREGGQIRACVLYVEQSTRLVGLSLRKYLIQPEATVDPAPAGGDRIGEVVKDCKIITRHQMSGAILELPDKTLAFVHKRHMKEGSEKASSAEHTCRILNFSPMDQIHFVSLRRSVIEKPLFRYHDLQAGQVVEGTVSVLMKNAMVVHLTDHIKGLVPRIHLSDIVLQNPEKKYTEGMKIKCRVLSVDVEKRKLFLTRKKAIIESTLPLFLSYADTRPGRVSHGFIVCIKDFGCIVRFYNNVKGLVPLNELSSEPIVQPDEVFYVGQVVKAKVLHCDPANSKLLLSLKSAVEGETVEVASPHLEGERLQARVLKKSPNGLEVAVLPDVIRAILPTMHLSDHMSNCSLLWESLQKGDVVSDLAFFNCKNNITLTKKPTVTWTLVDGDVAKEFSEIKVGIQLIGWIKSIMSYGVFVEFPYGLVGLAPKSAMADRFISDTTTVFQVGQTVLAKVTNLDEEKRRFLVTLKISEVTAPEGDIQSRLISGLQERRAVADALAQRGNSDLQQQLSALCVGQKLKLTVDTANDDGAVFKSDDMTGATIVAGKHHVTGANLTSGQKVTAVVLHVDILSTCVHVSVLPQLVIKKKSLAEGLKYTATVQYVDADFAVISLENTAQLTVVQTRWHLNEVFLTESEKLKLGMCFPVEVVEASCEELKGLPLVLQEQSTSRPLRTPLEKNVPRKSCYFGKVVKAKVRTVKPTCIYLTLEDGSKGSVHVSEVMDPKDVCLGSFPTSLVKVGDTVTARVIGAREDSSSKFLPFSHPRFKYTTPELTLVPSKLDRSVEFKVKTGKEVVQSYEVGQELTCFVSKYDVAEKSLEVTSHHSVTGTVELLATITDPKNAKHPEKLYKLGEAVCAKVVNVRNKPRRLALSLTGVYKLEQGMVTLGIVTNIYPRLGLLVKLPFDNVGTVHITDVDDAYKSSILDGYSTDQVIRCLLLRYENDKWQLSLRPSRLNPQQAKSVKDPEVSSLDALKPGQLIRGYLKSVGAQAVLIRLGRGITGRASFKKTTHYQVDSLKVLFKQLESKTVFTTKILSIDNEVVNISLLPEDTMKPDVIPESLGLPLRKMMEEEEEEEKEEEEKHDSEEEEEEEEKHVSKKKKRALAESDKKQEESRVPKKKKINQAKTNDSDSGVEVYFKEDVQKPKPKAAKQTSSTGPSRLQISAGFSWDIGLSSLKPAFTAQEDDSSDGEDQEGSSKPQKKTRHELQQEKKAAEKVLQQRETELMDPNLRPQEVADFERLLLASPNSSLLWLQYMAHHLQATQIEQARSVAERALKTISFREDQEKLNVWVALLNLENMYGTEESLKKVFERALQFCEPMPVYQQLADIYAKCDKIKEAEALYKTMVKRFRENKAVWLNYGTFLLQRGQSEEANAVLQRALKSLPSKESVDVITKFAQLEFRHGDAERGRVMFDKVLTSYPKRTDLWSVFIDLTVKHGSQKEIRALFDRVIHLSVSVKKIKFFFKRYLEYEKKHGTPQSMEAVKEKAMEYVEAKGTKAAK, encoded by the exons ATGGAAACGTTGGAGGAGGACTTCCCTCGAGGAGGGACAGCAAAGAAGGCCAATGAGAATAAAATAGTGGTTCAACATACAGGAGTGGACAACCTTTTCCAG GCGCCAGCAGAAACTCCAAAAAGAAAAGGGGCTGTTAAAGATGATGGGAGTAAAGCAAAGAAGCAGAAGACCAGCAATGAAGTGGATGCTGGTCTGACACTGAATGTGGCATCTAAGCATGTGGAGATTCTACAtctcaag AATGTGAAACAGGGTATGCTGTTGCTGGGTTGTGTGAAGGAGGTGACCGATTTTGAGGTGACGGTCGGTCTGCCTTGTGGCCTGCAAGGCTTCCTCAGCATCCAGAACATCAGTGACTCGTACACAAAGCTGCTGACTGAACAGCTAGATTCTGACACAACG GAGATCTGCTCTATGCCTCACTTATTCTACCCTGGCATGGTAATAAAGTGTGTGGTTGCTAGGTTGGACATATCTAGGGGAGGCTCTTCGAGCATCCAGCTGTCAGTCAATCCAAAGCTACTCAACAAGGCGCTGACCTCAGGCTCTCTGAAACCAGGAATG GTTTTAAGTGGATGTGTGGAGAGTGTAGAGGACCATGGCTACTTGGTCGATATCGGCATCGGTGGGTCCAAAGCCTTTCTGCCGGAGAAAGCAGCAAGAGACCAACAGAAAAGCTCTAAAG AATTGGAAGTGGGTCAGTATGTGACCGTTCAAGTGGAAGAGATAAAAAATGATGGACGGGTGGTTCGGCTGTCTATCAGCCCCCTCACCATCGTCCAGGCCTGTGCTGAATCCAAACAGGGCTGGAACCTTGCTAACCTCCAGCCTGGTCTCCTGGTGAAAGCTACGATCAAGAAG GTGACCAAAGACGGCCTCATCCTGGACTTTCTGTCCTCTTTCAGTGGGCAGGTGGACTTCCTTCACATGGAACCAGAAATGGAGTACCGCGAGGGTGGCCAG ATACGTGCCTGTGTGCTGTACGTGGAACAGTCCACGCGCCTGGTGGGTCTGAGTCTGCGCAAGTACCTCATTCAGCCTGAGGCCACAGTTGATCCAGCCCCAGCTGGTGGCGACCGCATTGGTGAGGTGGTGAAGGACTGCAAGATAATTACCAGGCACCAAATGTCTGGGGCCATATTGGAACTTCCTGACAAAACTTTAGCCTTTGTACAT AAAAGACACATGAAGGAGGGGAGCGAGAAAGCAAGCAGCGCCGAGCACACCTGCAGGATCCTGAACTTCAGCCCCATGGATCAAATTCATTTTGTCAGTCTGCGCAG GAGCGTGATCGAGAAACCTTTGTTTAGATATCACGACCTTCAGGCTGGTCAGGTTGTAGAG GGGACTGTGTCTGTCCTAATGAAAAATGCGATGGTGGTGCATCTGACGGACCACATTAAAGGACTGGTGCCTCGCATCCACCTGTCTGACATTGTGCTTCAGAACCCTGAGAAAAAATACACAGAGGGCATGAAGATCAAATGCCGG GTTTTGTCGGTAGATGTGGAGAAGAGGAAGCTCTTCCTGACCAGAAAGAAGGCCATTATTGAGAGCACTCTGCCGTTGTTCCTGAGCTACGCCGACACTCGTCCAGGCCGCGTCTCCCACGGCTTCATCGTCTGCATTAAAGACTTTGGCTGCATCGTTCGTTTCTATAACAATGTAAAGGGCCTGGTGCCTCTCAATGAACTCAGCTCTGAGCCTATCGTACAGCCTGACGAGGTGTTCTATGTTGGGCAG gTTGTAAAGGCTAAAGTTCTTCACTGTGATCCAGCCAATTCAAAGTTGTTGCTGTCATTAAAGTCTGCAGTGGAGGGAGAAACAGTGGAAGTTGCTTCACCCCACTTGGAGGGCGAG AGGCTACAGGCCAGGGTGCTAAAGAAGTCGCCCAACGGCCTGGAGGTGGCCGTACTTCCTGATGTGATACGAGCCAttctacccacaatgcacctctCTGACCACATGTCCAATTGCTCTTTGTTATGGGAGAGCCTGCAGAAGGGAGACGTCGTCTCAGACCTCGCCTTCTTTAACTGTAAAAACAATATT ACTCTCACAAAGAAACCGACCGTGACATGGACACTGGTGGATGGCGACGTTGCCAAGGAATTCTCCGAAATCAAGGTTGGGATCCAGCTCATTGGCTGGATCAAGAGCATCATGTCCTATGGTGTTTTTGTTGAGTTCCCATACGGCCTTGTCGGCCTTGCTCCTAAGTCG GCCATGGCCGACAGGTTTATCAGCGACACGACAACGGTCTTCCAGGTCGGTCAGACTGTTCTAGCAAAAGTGACCAACCTGGATGAGGAGAAGCGGCGTTTCCTGGTCACACTGAAGATCTCTGAGGTCACGGCCCCCGAAGGAGACATCCAGTCCAGACTCATCAGTGggctgcaggagaggagagctgTGGCCGACGCGTTGGCTCAGAGAG GAAacagtgacctgcagcagcagctgtccgCTCTGTGTGTTGGTCAGAAGCTAAAGCTCACTGTGGACACTGCGAATGACGACGGTGCAGTGTTTAAGTCTGACGATATGACTGGCGCTACCATAGTGGCCGGCAAGCATCACGTCACAG GTGCCAACTTGACCTCAGGACAGAAAGTTACGGCTGTCGTCCTTCACGTCGACATCCTCTCTACGTGTGTCCATGTTTCTGTCCTTCCCCAGCTTGTGATTAAGAAGAAATCT ttgGCTGAAGGATTAAAATACACGGCGACGGTGCAGTACGTCGACGCAGACTTCGCTGTCATCTCCCTGGAAAACACGGCGCAGCTCACTGTTGTCCAGACTAGGTGGCACCTGAATGAAGTGTTCTTGACCGAGTCGGAGAAGCTGAAACTGGGGATGTGTTTTCCAGTGGAGGTTGTAGAAGCAAGCTGTGAGGAGCTAAAAGGGCTCCCCCTAGTGTTGCAGGAGCAGAGCACATCGAGGCCACTACGCACCCCTCTAGAGAAGAATGTGCCCCGGAAGAGCTGCTACTTTGGTAAAGTCGTGAAGGCAAAGGTGCGGACAGTGAAGCCCACCTGCATTTACCTCACACTGGAAGACGGAAGCAAAGGCAGCGTGCACGTGTCCGAGGTGATGGATCCCAAAGACGTGTGTCTGGGATCTTTCCCCACGTCGTTGGTGAAAGTGGGCGACACGGTCACCGCCAGAGTGATTGGAGCACGAGAAGACTCCAGTAGCAA ATTTCTGCCGTTTTCTCATCCCAGATTTAAATACACCACTCCTGAGCTCACACTTGTACCCAG CAAACTAGACAGAAGTGTGGAATTCAAGgtcaaaacaggaaaagaagTGGTACAAAGTTATGAGGTCGGACAAGAACTTACATGCTTTGTTTCAAAG TACGATGTTGCTGAGAAGTCTTTGGAAGTCACCAGTCACCACTCTGTTACTGGGACCGTGGAGCTCCTGGCCACCATCACGGATCCTAAA AATGCCAAGCACCCAGAGAAGTTGTACAAGCTGGGCGAAGCTGTCTGTGCTAAAGTGGTGAACGTGCGCAACAAACCCCGCCGCTTAGCTCTGTCTCTCACAG GTGTCTATAAACTGGAGCAAGGCATGGTGACTTTGGGCATAGTGACTAATATTTACCCACGGCTTGGCCTCTTGGTCAAACTTCCCTTTGACAACGTGGGGACTGTTCATATTACGGACGTGGACGATGCCTATAAGAGTAGTATCTTGGATGGATACAGCACAGATCAGGTGATCAG GTGTTTACTTCTGAGGTATGAAAACGACAAGTGGCAGTTGTCTCTGCGTCCATCAAG ACTGAACCCTCAGCAGGCCAAGTCAGTGAAGGACCCAGAGGTTTCATCTCTGGATGCGCTGAAGCCAGGCCAGCTGATCAGAGGCTATCTGAAGTCTGTGGGAGCGCAGGCAGTCTTAATCAG GTTGGGTCGGGGCATAACTGGAAGAGCCTCTTTCAAGAAGACCACCCATTACCAGGTTGACAGCCTGAAGGTCCTCTTTAAGCAGCTCGAGTCCAAGACTGTCTTCACCACCAAGATTCTCAG TATTGACAACGAGGTCGTCAACATTTCTCTGCTCCCTGAGGACACCATGAAGCCAGACGTCATTCCAGAATCGCTCGGTCTACCGCTTCGcaagatgatggaggaggaggaggaggaggaaaaggaggaggaggagaaacatgattccgaggaggaggaggaggaggaggagaaacacgtTTCCAAGAAAAAGAAACGTGCGCTGGCTGAGAGCGACAAG AAACAAGAAGAGTCACGGGTcccaaaaaagaagaaaataaaccaaGCAAAAACTAATGACAGTGACAGCGGTGTGGAGGTGTACTTTAAAGAAGATGTACAGAAACCCAAACCTAAGGCTGCAAAG cAGACCAGCTCAACAGGCCCCTCCAGGCTTCAGATATCAGCAGGCTTCTCCTGGGACATAGGACTGAGCTCCCTGAAGCCCGCGTTTACTGCTCAGGAGGACGACTCCAGCGATGGAGAGGACCAAGAGGGCAGCAGTAAG CCCCAGAAGAAGACCCGTcacgagctgcagcaggagaaaaagGCTGCGGAGAAGGTCCTGCAGCAGCGGGAGACTGAGCTCATGGACCCGAACCTGCGCCCCCAGGAAGTGGCGGACTTTGAGCGGCTGCTCCTGGCCTCACCCAACAGCTCTCTGCTTTGGCTTCAGTACATGGCCCACCACCTGCAGGCCACACAGATCGAGCAGGCGCGCTCGGTGGCCGAGAGGGCGCTGAAAACCATTTCATTCAG GGAGGACCAGGAGAAGCTGAACGTGTGGGTGGCCCTGCTGAACCTGGAGAACATGTACGGCACAGAGGAGAGCCTGAAGAAGGTGTTTGAGCGCGCGCTGCAGTTCTGTGAACCCATGCCCGTCTACCAGCAGCTGGCAGACATCTACGCCAAGTGCGA